One window from the genome of Hemitrygon akajei chromosome 4, sHemAka1.3, whole genome shotgun sequence encodes:
- the LOC140726998 gene encoding macrophage-expressed gene 1 protein-like: MQSLKTYLVLARAFFCVLSVRATDNSLREPSGDGLSNCRKQQSLTALEVLPGGGWDNLRNLDRGRVMNISYSQCKTSEDGKYFIPDQVYVVPQKQTSLDFVSDMMNSWMDYKSTTSASVNSEVSFLSILNAKFSASFERIKTHQVRDSSTTTRIQVRNLMYQVKSIPDFKLDAGFKQQLIEIANHIENNQTRAADYYAQLLVLNYGTHVLTAVDAGASLVQVDQISSSFVSDSWTQKSSVSASAGVTFFHTVNVGLSGQVESTDQFTKHYVGNRTHSRIESHGGVPFYPGITLQKWQQEITNQLVAIDRSGQPLDFFVTAANLPELPKPTVTKLSRAIKRAIYLYYVVNVHPGCVDIKSPNFNFQANVDDGSCKEVGTNFTFGGVYQECTPVSGPGAQSLCQSLAQKNPLTGAFSCPPGYSAIHLHSGQREEGVSRYECHRHCHSCWIFLDCCKDVCGDVYYVNRAGFKSYWCAAMPGTTVPQNTGYLFGGLYSSKSSNPVTQGHSCPTAFYPLKLFQHVQVCVSEDYEMGFRYSLPFGGFFSCEAGNPLAEPARKLDKGSTHMGATAYHKGCPEGYSQHLASISDSCQILYCVKSGSFNNLNLAPINLPPFSHLPLFTTGSTNTVVVMAKYQEPWVKDTATNLWRVAPISDTRNLFDTSHSRGPGVVAGISITITLALIGIVGLTFYARKRWRKRGYQVVEQEPLMIPTPSSEQAESQESSLSNTEA, translated from the coding sequence ATGCAGTCCTTAAAGACATATCTGGTTTTGGCCCGTGCGTTTTTTTGCGTTCTCTCAGTGAGGGCAACAGACAACAGCCTTCGAGAGCCTAGTGGAGATGGTTTGTCAAACTGTAGGAAACAGCAAAGCTTGACAGCTCTTGAGGTTCTGCCTGGAGGGGGCTGGGACAACCTGAGGAATCTTGACCGAGGTCGAGTAATGAACATCAGCTACTCACAGTGCAAGACCAGTGAGGATGGGAAATACTTTATCCCAGACCAGGTCTACGTGGTACCCCAGAAGCAGACCAGCTTGGATTTTGTGTCAGATATGATGAACAGCTGGATGGATTACAAAAGCACCACCAGTGCCTCAGTCAACTCTGAggtgtccttcctttctatcctGAATGCAAAATTCTCCGCCAGTTTTGAGAGGATCAAGACCCATCAGGTGCGGGACAGCAGCACGACCACCAGAATCCAGGTGAGAAACTTAATGTACCAGGTCAAATCCATACCCGACTTCAAGCTGGATGCGGGCTTTAAGCAGCAACTGATTGAGATTGCCAACCACATTGAGAACAACCAGACCAGGGCTGCCGATTACTATGCCCAGTTACTTGTTCTGAACTATGGGACCCACGTGTTGACTGCTGTGGACGCCGGCGCTAGCCTGGTGCAGGTGGACCAGATCAGCTCCAGCTTTGTGTCCGACAGCTGGACCCAGAAGTCCAGCGTCAGTGCTTCGGCAGGAGTCACCTTCTTCCACACGGTGAACGTGGGCCTGAGCGGTCAAGTGGAGAGCACCGATCAGTTCACCAAGCATTACGTGGGCAACAGGACGCACTCGAGGATTGAGAGCCACGGCGGTGTGCCTTTCTACCCTGGAATCACCCTGCAGAAGTGGCAGCAGGAAATCACCAACCAGCTGGTGGCCATCGACAGGAGCGGGCAGCCCCTCGACTTCTTTGTCACCGCAGCCAACCTACCCGAGCTGCCAAAACCCACGGTGACCAAGCTCTCCCGGGCTATCAAGAGGGCCATCTATCTCTACTATGTCGTTAACGTCCACCCGGGCTGTGTGGATATCAAGTCACCCAACTTCAATTTCCAGGCCAACGTCGATGATGGCTCCTGTAAGGAGGTAGGCACCAATTTCACCTTTGGCGGTGTCTACCAGGAGTGTACCCCTGTGTCAGGACCGGGTGCTCAGTCGCTGTGTCAGTCCCTGGCCCAGAAGAATCCGCTGACAGGGGCTTTCAGCTGCCCTCCTGGTTACTCGGCCATTCACCTACACTCGGGCcaaagggaggagggagtcaGCCGGTACGAGTGTCACCGCCACTGCCACTCCTGTTGGATTTTTCTGGACTGCTGCAAGGACGTGTGTGGTGATGTTTATTACGTGAACAGAGCCGGCTTTAAGTCGTACTGGTGTGCAGCGATGCCCGGCACCACTGTGCCCCAGAACACTGGCTACCTCTTTGGCGGCCTCTACAGCTCCAAGTCCAGCAACCCGGTGACCCAGGGCCACTCGTGCCCCACGGCCTTCTACCCCCTGAAGCTCTTCCAGCATGTGcaggtctgtgtgagtgaggaCTACGAGATGGGCTTCCGCTATTCGCTGCCCTTTGGCGGCTTCTTCAGTTGTGAGGCGGGCAACCCGCTGGCTGAGCCGGCTCGGAAACTGGACAAGGGCTCCACACATATGGGGGCCACTGCTTACCACAAGGGCTGTCCTGAAGGTTATAGCCAGCACCTGGCTAGTATCAGTGACAGCTGCCAGATCCTGTACTGTGTGAAGTCCGGCTCCTTTAATAATCTCAACCTGGCCCCTATCAACCTGCCCCCATTCTCACACCTTCCTCTGTTCACCACTGGCTCCACCAATACGGTGGTGGTCATGGCCAAGTACCAGGAGCCTTGGGTGAAGGACACAGCCACCAATCTGTGGAGAGTGGCCCCCATCTCGGATACCCGCAACTTGTTTGACACCAGTCATTCCAGAGGACCCGGGGTGGTAGCGGGCATCTCCATTACCATCACACTGGCCCTGATTGGCATAGTCGGCCTCACCTTCTATGCCAGGAAGCGCTGGAGGAAACGTGGGTACCAGGTAGTGGAACAGGAACCCCTGATGATTCCCACACCCAGCTCTGAGCAAGCAGAGAGCCAGGAGTCCTCTCTTTCCAACACCGAGGCCTGA